The Sesamum indicum cultivar Zhongzhi No. 13 linkage group LG1, S_indicum_v1.0, whole genome shotgun sequence genome includes a window with the following:
- the LOC105156795 gene encoding uncharacterized protein LOC105156795 — MEAEEEELGELCSEILKNWSSPIYPDLVDTSLHPNPFSHHYHHRQIPNLEYHKTENTINDKVDTVSDDPLQLSLCPAQPNKTLSSFTNEISTSEPKYDYSAEHIGLEQKQEKMMKALTASYNERGFKHEQGDDQNQPIVPLLVADTFFDKVLGHGVDGVDLTALSKAKEEKESFADLRTILNENDAVPTSVSTFNNGKELRNSGPKSSPRFKRNFPMANRMPKRSPISGETRCTPATSTPALSGIRSSSACGFVGKFRFMLPKNKTIFDINIDHFGEKLWRNPGANMSDFFNYGLDEKQWKDYCKLMASDILVKLLHQDI, encoded by the exons ATggaagcagaagaagaagagttgGGTGAGCTCTGTTCAGAAATTCTCAAGAACTGGTCCTCTCCCATTTACCCTGACTTGGTCGACACCTCTCTTCACCCAAATCCCTTCTCCCACCATTACCATCATCGACAAATACCGAACCTTGAGTATCATAAAACTGAAAACACCATAAATGATAAAGTAGATACAGTCTCCGATGATCCGCTACAATTATCATTATGTCCGGCCCAACCCAACAAAACCTTATCATCCTTTACTAATGAAATCTCAACGTCCGAACCTAAGTATGACTATTCTGCCGAGCACATTGGGTTGGAGcagaaacaagagaaaatgatGAAGGCCCTCACAGCAAGTTACAATGAAAGAGGCTTCAAACACGAACAGGGTGATGATCAGAACCAACCAATCGTTCCACTGTTGGTTGCTGATACATTTTTTGATAAAGTGCTCGGGCATGGTGTTGATGGTGTTGACCTAACAGCTTTGAGTAaggcaaaagaagaaaaggaatcaTTTGCTGATTTAAGGACAATTTTGAATGAGAATGATGCTGTGCCAACCAGTGTTTCAACATTCAATAATGGAAAAGAATTACGCAATTCTGGTCCAAAATCATCGCCAAGGTTCAAG CGTAATTTCCCCATGGCGAACAGAATGCCCAAAAGATCTCCTATTTCTGGTGAAACTAGATGCACGCCTGCTACAAGCACACCAGCACTGTCAGGGATTAGAAGCAGTTCCGCCTGTGGTTTTGTTGGCAAATTCAGATTTATGCTACCCAAAAACAA GACAATATTTGACATAAACATTGATCACTTTGGAGAGAAATTGTGGAGAAACCCTGGTGCAAACATGTCAGACTTCTTTAACTACGGGTTAGACGAGAAACAATGGAAGGATTATTGCAAATTGATGGCAAGTGACATCCTTGTAAAACTTCTGCATCAAGACATATGA